In the Colletotrichum higginsianum IMI 349063 chromosome 7 map unlocalized unitig_7, whole genome shotgun sequence genome, one interval contains:
- a CDS encoding Duf1620 domain-containing protein: MASSSRYIAGLAVLSSLANAKVYKMPEATTSFDFPLDKFSPQPTKAPAYADLRRRQTSTTTTVLVAPDNTCGYISGRAGAAYTCGSSASCIFFTAVDRSTPGRVACCGTQECGARRTCYDSRQVSSSSLCDGGCLVDRFTLKCTNTARPYCNTISFSESIFDYWCNTAEISTPQAAFTTYEGQSAREWSPLALTDDPTSTSSGRTTSSTVTTTVEPGPVTSTSAPDPDNDTKSVPIGAIVGGVVGGVAVIALVSLAIWFLLRKKKQNPQGQQQQQQQQPPMNQQHMSYAPGPGPHGSPPQNAAITHTQSFYDPKFGGQGGYPQSFGGTPPPPQQGGYQQPYYGGNMAVPDRADTTSPGAVSQMTHNRLSTQPQPQPVSPSGTPGGFQQYGQQPQQPLQPQQPPPATIHEAPTNGDGHRGHMHELA; the protein is encoded by the exons ATGGCGAGCTCATCTCGATACATTGCCGGCCTGGCCGTTCTCTCAAGCCTCGCCAATGCCAAGGTGTACAAGATGCCAGAGGCCACGACCTCGTTCGACTTCCCCCTCGACAAGTTCAGCCCCCAGCCGACAAAGGCGCCTGCGTACGCGGATCTGAGGAGGCGGCAGACGTCGACAACCACGACCGTCCTTGTCGCCCCGGACAACACGTGCGGCTACATCTCCGGCCGTGCCGGCGCCGCTTACACATGCGGCTCTTCCGCCAGCTGCATCTTCTTCACCGCCGTCGACAGGAGTACCCCCGGCCGGGTCGCCTGCTGCGGCACCCAAGAGTGCGGCGCGCGGCGCACCTGCTACGATTCCAGACAGGTTTCCTCGTCGAGTCTCTGTGATGGCGGCTGTCTCGTCGACCGCTTCACTCTCAAGTG CACCAACACTGCGCGGCCGTATTGCAACaccatctccttctcggaGAGCATCTTCGACTACTGGTGCAACACGGCCGAGATCTCGACCCCTCAAGCCGCTTTCACTACATACGAAGGCCAGTCTGCCCGGGAATGGTCCCCGCTGGCCCTGACGGACGATCCCACGTCGACCAGCTCCGGCAGGACCACCAGCTCCACCGTCACTACGACGGTGGAACCCGGCCCGGTCACCTCGACTTCGGCACCCGACCCCGACAATGACACAAAATCAGTCcccatcggcgccatcgtcggcggtgtcgtgggcggcgtcgcagtcatcgccctcgtcagccTAGCAATCTGGTTTCTCCTccgcaagaagaagcagaacccccaaggccagcagcagcagcagcagcagcagcctccgATGAACCAGCAGCACATGAGCTACGCGCCGGGGCCGGGACCGCAtggctcgccgccgcagaacgccgccatcacccaCACCCAGTCCTTCTACGACCCCAAGTTtggcggccaaggcggctACCCCCAGAGCTTCGGCGgcacgccgcctccgccccaGCAGGGCGGGTACCAGCAGCCGTACTACGGCGGCAACATGGCTGTGCCCGACCGCGCCGACACGACAAGCCCCGGCGCCGTGTCGCAGATGACGCACAACCGCCTCAGCacgcagccgcagccgcagcccgTCAGCCCCAGCGGCACCCCGGGAGGGTTCCAGCAATATgggcagcagccgcagcagccttTGCAACCTCAGCAGCCGCCACCGGCGACGATTCACGAGGCACCGACGAATGGCGACGGCCACCGGGGGCACATGCACGAGCTCGCCTAA